A DNA window from Helianthus annuus cultivar XRQ/B chromosome 15, HanXRQr2.0-SUNRISE, whole genome shotgun sequence contains the following coding sequences:
- the LOC110913776 gene encoding LOW QUALITY PROTEIN: serine/threonine-protein phosphatase 6 regulatory subunit 3 (The sequence of the model RefSeq protein was modified relative to this genomic sequence to represent the inferred CDS: substituted 1 base at 1 genomic stop codon), giving the protein MVLSYEITLLSSQVETILDKENYTLEELLDEDEIIQECKALNNRLINFLRERTQVEQLVRYIVEEPPEDAEKGRTFKFPFIACEIFTCEVDIILKALVEDDELMNLLFSFLDPEHPHSTLLAGYFSKVVVCLLVRKTVPLMNYIQAHKDIIQKLVDLIGITSIMEVLIRLIGADEHLYTSYLESMQWLEDTDVLEMIVDKFSSTDCPEVHANAAEALCAITRYAPPGLTAKISSPSFISRLFRHALEESRPKSVLVNSLSVCISLLDPKRQTSGTFYIYNRQSTHGSVVTAKPETVEGMLESLGSLLKLLDVSAEENVLFTTYGQLKPPLGKNRLKIIEFISVLMTVSSEAAEKELIRLGALKRILELFLSKXFYQYPYNNFVHHHIEHIIDSCLESKNTSLIQHILEACHLVRKILDAEKNCALNSDPKNPTLPAEGRTPPRIGNIGHMTRIANKLIEQGANNSYIQSYLQGDSEWVEWHTDVLAKRNTLENVYQWACGRPTTLHDRGRDSDDDDYQDRDYDVAALANNLSQAFRYGIYENDDNDEAHGSLDRDDEDVYFDDESAEVVISSLRLGDDQESGSLFTNSNWFAFEEERVIPEQSTSTVASPSPNTDATTDSGGDDVVMSNENDKDLVDSATSEVPQSKQDLDDAAIGKATDESTSTESDKPTEWIEWREAVEPESSSVIATESAGTSHAATDSLPNGVPEVSPSDDTATDPPNKVEVCLPSSATDKLEAVADSGGKTDVAVSPPE; this is encoded by the exons ATGGTGCTG TCTTATGAGATCACACTTTTATCATCTCAGGTGGAGACAattttggacaaggaaaattaTACCCTAGAAGAGCTTCTAGATGAAGATGAAATAATACAAGAATGCAAAGCTCTTAATAACCGACTTATCAATTT TTTGAGGGAAAGGACTCAAGTTGAACAACTTGTTCGGTACATAGTTGAAGAACCTCCTGAAGATGCTGAAAAGGGGCGAACATTTAA GTTTCCTTTTATCGCTTGTGAGATCTTTACTTGTGAAGTCGATATCATTCTCAAAGCCTTGGTGGAGGATGATGAG TTGATGAACCTGCTGTTCTCCTTCCTTGACCCAGAGCACCCTCACAGTACACTACTTGCTGGCTATTTCAGTAAA GTTGTTGTATGCCTGCTGGTGCGAAAGACAGTTCCTTTAATGAACTATATTCAG GCTCATAAGGATATTATCCAAAAGCTTGTTGACTTGATCGGAATTACATCCATCATGGAG GTTCTTATTCGCCTGATCGGTGCTGATGAACACCTTTACACAAGCTATTTAGAATCAATGCAGTGGTTAGAAGATACAGATGTGCTGGAGATGATTGTTGATAAGTTCAGTTCCACG GATTGTCCTGAAGTGCATGCCAATGCGGCAGAGGCACTTTGTGCTATAACCAGATATGCTCCACCAGGACTAACTGCTAAAATATCCAGCCCGAG TTTCATATCAAGATTATTTCGCCATGCTTTGGAGGAGTCACGGCCAAAATCAGTTTTAGTTAATTCATTGTCTGTATGCATATCTTTGTTGGATCCTAAGAGGCAAACCTCAGGGACGTTCTACATTTACAATCGTCAATCGACACATGGATCTGTAGTAACAGCAAAACCTGAGACCGTGGAAGGCATGTTGGAGAGCCTAG GAAGTTTGTTAAAGCTCTTGGATGTTTCAGCAGAAGAAAATGTATTATTTACGACATATGGACAGTTGAAGCCACCTCTTGGGAAAAATCGCCTAAAG aTTATTGAATTCATCTCAGTCCTGATGACTGTCAGTAGTGAAGCTGCTGAGAAGGAGTTGATCCGCCTTGGTGCCCTAAAACGTATTCTAGAATTATTTTTGAGTAAGTAATTTTACCA GTATCCATACAATAACTTCGTTCATCACCACATTGAACATATAATAGATTCTTGCCTCGAGAGCAAGAACACTTCACTCATTCAGCATATTCTTGAAGCTTGTCATCTTGTCAGGAAAATTCTTGATGCTGAGAAGAATTGTGCATTGAACTCCGATCCAAAGAAT CCAACACTGCCTGCAGAAGGAAGAACGCCACCTAGGATAGGAAATATTGGACACATGACACGTATAGCAAACAAACTTATTGAACAAGGGGCTAATAATAGCTACATACAGTCATATTTGCAG GGTGATAGTGAATGGGTAGAGTGGCATACAGATGTACTTGCTAAACGTAACACACTTGAAAATGTCTACCAGTGGGCGTGCGG GAGACCTACTACACTTCATGATCGTGGTagagatagtgatgatgatgattaccAAGATAGAGACTATGACGTTGCAGCTTTAGCCAATAATTTAAGCCAGGCGTTTCGATATGGTATCTATGAAAATGATGATAACGATGAG GCTCATGGCTCACTGGACCGAGATGATGAG GATGTCTACTTTGATGATGAATCTGCAGAAGTGGTGATATCTTCGCTTCGACTGGGAGATGATCAAGAAAG TGGGTCGCTTTTCACAAACTCGAACTGGTTTGCTTTTGAGGAGGAGAGGGTGATTCCTGAGCAATCAACCAGTACGGTAGCTTCACCCTCGCCCAACACCGACGCTACTACTGACAGTGGTGGTGATGATGTGGTTATGTCCAATGAAAACGACAAAGACTTGGTTGATTCCGCAACATCTGAGGTCCCGCAGTCAAAACAAGACCTAGATGATGCAGCTATCGGGAAGGCAACTGACGAGTCAACATCAACTGAGAGTGACAAGCCAACTGAATGGATCGAATGGAGAGAAGCGGTTGAACCAGAATCATCATCGGTTATAGCCACCGAGTCTGCTGGAACATCTCACGCTGCAACTGATAGCCTCCCCAACGGGGTTCCCGAAGTTAGTCCGTCGGATGATACTGCTACTGATCCTCCTAACAAAGTGGAGGTTTGTCTGCCATCTTCCGCCACTGACAAACTGGAGGCGGTGGCCGACAGTGGTGGCAAAACCGACGTTGCAGTAAGCCCACCAGAGTAA